One Deltaproteobacteria bacterium genomic region harbors:
- a CDS encoding AMP-binding protein, whose amino-acid sequence MKRKTISQEEHKEQWRLIFKPDGDIADVMALPAAVLQGRIAGLRQFSSDVAAGTVILQGVSKNGILAGADVAVDREAASEHDVDVACQPRGGGASVRPAETISLEEMMLGESDEFASVPTAPEDLACILYTSGTTGRAKGVKLTLENFVCQQQATEQALDVTPKDKIMAVLPFFHVFGLSNVLHLGLVHGASVVLVPQYTPGGLLKTIMESHPTLVIAIPTMFIHLLMLLERKKLHLPESIRLCVSGAAPLPGEMIEAFELSSGSRILEGYGLTETVAACCLNPPDGASKAGSIGVPLAGFEMRILDDDGSELPSGEVGEIAVRGKGVTKGYYNLPQETEEAFKDKWFLTGDMGYQDEDGYFFVTDRKKEIIIKGGLNISPREVEKVLQGHPGVKEAAVIGRKKGEREEIVAFVTTRKDVSAKELIKHCKRSLSDFKVPDKISFMETLPMSVTGKVLKKELPDNYKDERRIERKKTGTGSVD is encoded by the coding sequence ATGAAGCGGAAGACTATTTCTCAAGAAGAGCATAAGGAGCAGTGGCGGCTTATCTTTAAGCCCGACGGGGATATAGCTGACGTCATGGCCTTGCCCGCGGCCGTCTTACAAGGCAGGATCGCAGGGCTGCGCCAGTTTTCTTCGGACGTGGCTGCAGGCACTGTGATCCTTCAGGGGGTATCAAAAAACGGCATATTGGCAGGGGCGGATGTTGCCGTTGACCGCGAGGCAGCATCCGAACATGATGTGGATGTGGCCTGCCAGCCCAGAGGGGGTGGGGCGAGTGTGCGGCCGGCGGAAACAATCAGCCTTGAAGAGATGATGCTAGGTGAAAGCGATGAATTTGCCTCAGTCCCGACGGCGCCCGAAGACCTGGCCTGTATCCTTTACACTTCGGGTACCACGGGCAGAGCAAAAGGGGTAAAGCTGACGCTCGAGAATTTTGTGTGCCAGCAGCAAGCCACGGAACAAGCGCTGGACGTGACCCCAAAGGACAAGATTATGGCGGTTCTCCCTTTTTTTCATGTCTTCGGGCTTTCAAACGTCCTCCATTTGGGGTTGGTTCACGGGGCAAGCGTCGTGCTTGTCCCCCAGTACACTCCTGGCGGCCTGCTTAAGACAATCATGGAGAGCCACCCAACCCTGGTGATCGCCATTCCCACCATGTTTATTCACCTCTTAATGCTGCTGGAGAGAAAAAAGCTGCATCTGCCCGAGAGCATCCGGTTGTGCGTTTCAGGCGCTGCTCCATTACCTGGGGAGATGATTGAGGCCTTTGAGCTTTCTTCAGGGTCCCGGATCCTTGAAGGGTACGGCCTGACCGAAACTGTAGCGGCCTGCTGTCTCAACCCGCCGGATGGCGCTTCCAAGGCAGGTTCTATCGGTGTCCCCCTCGCCGGATTTGAAATGAGGATCCTCGATGATGATGGCAGCGAGCTTCCGTCAGGAGAGGTGGGAGAGATTGCTGTCCGGGGAAAAGGCGTCACCAAAGGATATTACAACCTTCCTCAAGAGACTGAGGAAGCCTTCAAGGACAAGTGGTTTCTCACCGGTGACATGGGATATCAGGACGAGGATGGCTACTTTTTTGTCACAGATCGCAAGAAAGAGATCATCATCAAGGGAGGGCTGAACATCTCGCCCAGAGAGGTAGAGAAAGTCCTCCAGGGGCATCCCGGGGTAAAGGAGGCTGCAGTTATCGGGAGAAAAAAGGGGGAACGGGAGGAGATTGTCGCATTTGTCACCACCAGGAAAGATGTTTCGGCAAAGGAACTTATCAAACACTGTAAGCGGTCCTTGTCAGATTTCAAGGTGCCGGACAAGATCTCTTTTATGGAGACCCTTCCCATGAGTGTGACGGGAAAAGTCTTGAAAAAGGAACTCCCAGACAATTACAAGGATGAACGCAGAATCGAACGAAAAAAGACTGGGACTGGTTCAGTCGATTGA